In Acidiphilium acidophilum, one genomic interval encodes:
- a CDS encoding RluA family pseudouridine synthase, which yields MSVQTITVGPDQADMRLDRFLRRHHPHLTQGAIQKLCRTGQIRLDGKRIEASVHVAEGQSVRIPPLPDPATAPRQRQIVAMDAYDTKELLARVLYRDEDVLVIDKPAGLATQGGKGIARHLDGMLDALTFGAEERPRLVHRLDRDTSGVLILARNAFAAGKLAAAFRGRDMEKTYWAIVVGLPVPLEGQIDLPLARIGGSQGARTKPVGRDAEGAVKAVTEYRTIDNAGRKFSWLELQPLTGRTHQLRAHCAAIKTPILGDAPYGEDRAFAEGFARQLHLHARRLVLPHPRGGTLSVEAELPPHMKAAFSSLGFTADPAKGANKHGKS from the coding sequence ATGAGTGTTCAAACCATCACCGTCGGACCCGACCAGGCCGATATGCGGCTCGACCGGTTTCTTCGCCGTCATCATCCGCATCTGACCCAGGGCGCCATCCAGAAATTGTGCCGTACCGGGCAGATCCGCCTCGATGGCAAGCGCATCGAAGCCTCGGTCCATGTCGCCGAAGGGCAATCCGTGCGTATCCCGCCGCTCCCCGACCCGGCCACCGCGCCCCGCCAGCGCCAGATCGTCGCGATGGATGCGTACGACACCAAGGAGTTGCTGGCCCGGGTGCTGTATCGCGACGAGGATGTGCTGGTGATCGACAAGCCGGCTGGTCTCGCGACCCAGGGCGGCAAGGGCATCGCGCGGCATCTCGATGGCATGCTCGACGCGTTGACGTTCGGCGCGGAAGAGCGCCCCCGCCTGGTCCACCGGCTCGATCGGGATACCTCCGGCGTGCTCATCCTCGCCCGCAATGCCTTCGCCGCCGGCAAGCTCGCCGCCGCCTTCCGGGGGCGGGACATGGAAAAAACCTACTGGGCCATCGTGGTGGGTCTGCCGGTACCGCTCGAAGGCCAGATCGACCTGCCACTTGCCCGTATCGGCGGTTCGCAGGGCGCCCGCACCAAGCCGGTCGGCCGTGATGCCGAAGGCGCGGTCAAGGCCGTCACCGAATACCGCACGATTGACAATGCCGGGCGCAAGTTCTCCTGGCTCGAACTTCAGCCGCTGACCGGACGCACCCATCAATTGCGCGCCCATTGTGCCGCGATCAAAACGCCGATCCTGGGCGACGCGCCCTATGGCGAGGATCGCGCCTTTGCCGAGGGATTCGCGCGGCAGTTGCATCTCCACGCCCGCAGGTTGGTTCTGCCCCATCCGCGGGGTGGAACGCTGAGCGTTGAAGCGGAATTACCCCCCCACATGAAAGCCGCGTTCTCCAGCCTCGGTTTCACCGCGGACCCCGCGAAAGGGGCGAACAAACACGGGAAATCATGA
- a CDS encoding zinc-binding alcohol dehydrogenase family protein, whose translation MKAVAFTHSLPIEVDDALIDIDLPEPTPRGHDVLVEVRAVSVNPVDSKLRRRNEPLGDARVLGFDAAGIVRGVGSNVTHFGIGDEVYYAGAVDRPGSNAEFHIVDERIAARKPKSLSFAEAAALPLTSLTAWEMLFDRFGIPQDRSTNDTLVVVGGAGGVGSMAIQLARRLTGLTVIATASRPETIEWCSALGAHHVINHHQDFAAQLAACEVSPPSYIFCTNHAELHWRNLCHSIAPEGKIGIIESTSPLDLNEIFNKSASVHTEYMFARSLHHTKRMSEQHHILQSISRLVDQGVIRTTMTSNFGTINASNLRRAHAAIESGTTRGKIVLEGF comes from the coding sequence ATGAAAGCCGTTGCTTTTACACATTCCCTTCCGATCGAGGTCGACGACGCACTGATCGATATCGACCTGCCCGAACCCACCCCGCGTGGACACGATGTGCTGGTTGAAGTGCGGGCGGTTTCGGTAAATCCGGTCGACAGCAAGTTGCGTCGTCGGAATGAACCGCTTGGCGATGCACGCGTGCTCGGCTTCGATGCCGCCGGTATTGTCCGCGGTGTGGGTTCGAACGTGACGCATTTCGGCATCGGGGATGAAGTTTATTATGCCGGAGCGGTCGATCGCCCCGGAAGCAACGCGGAATTCCACATTGTCGACGAACGTATTGCCGCGCGCAAACCCAAATCCCTCTCCTTTGCCGAGGCGGCCGCCCTGCCGCTGACATCCCTCACCGCCTGGGAGATGTTGTTCGATCGCTTCGGAATCCCTCAGGACCGCTCGACGAACGATACGCTTGTCGTCGTCGGAGGCGCAGGTGGGGTGGGTTCGATGGCGATCCAGCTGGCCCGCCGACTGACCGGCCTGACCGTGATCGCAACCGCCTCCCGGCCCGAAACCATCGAATGGTGCAGCGCGCTTGGTGCCCACCACGTCATCAATCACCATCAGGATTTCGCCGCTCAATTGGCCGCGTGCGAGGTCAGCCCGCCATCGTATATCTTCTGCACCAATCATGCCGAACTTCATTGGCGCAATCTTTGTCACTCGATTGCTCCGGAAGGCAAAATTGGAATTATCGAGTCGACATCGCCGTTGGATCTCAACGAGATCTTCAATAAATCGGCATCGGTTCATACCGAATACATGTTTGCCCGATCCCTCCATCATACGAAGCGGATGAGCGAACAACATCATATCCTGCAATCGATCAGCCGCCTGGTCGATCAGGGCGTCATTCGCACGACCATGACGTCCAATTTCGGCACGATCAACGCCTCCAATCTACGCCGCGCCCATGCCGCGATCGAAAGCGGGACGACGCGGGGCAAAATCGTGCTGGAGGGATTTTGA
- a CDS encoding YcgN family cysteine cluster protein yields the protein MPQPASPFWRTKRLQDMTTAEWESLCDGCGRCCLHKLRDEETDALEYTNVSCRMLDITTCACKDYPNRAREVPDCISLTPDALAEIDWLPPSCAYRLVAEHRDLPAWHPLVTGNPDTTRLAGASAAGRIISEVDAGPLEHHIVTWPSQWPGRSAR from the coding sequence ATGCCACAGCCGGCATCCCCTTTCTGGCGCACGAAACGCCTGCAGGACATGACGACCGCCGAATGGGAATCGCTTTGCGACGGCTGTGGGCGATGCTGCCTTCACAAACTGAGGGACGAGGAGACCGACGCTCTCGAATACACCAACGTGTCGTGCCGTATGCTCGACATCACGACCTGTGCCTGCAAGGACTACCCCAATCGAGCCCGGGAGGTGCCGGATTGCATCAGTCTCACGCCGGACGCTCTCGCCGAGATTGATTGGCTGCCGCCTTCATGCGCCTATCGCCTCGTGGCCGAGCATCGCGATCTGCCCGCGTGGCATCCGCTGGTGACCGGAAATCCCGACACGACGCGGCTTGCCGGTGCCTCGGCGGCGGGACGTATCATCAGCGAGGTCGATGCTGGTCCCTTGGAGCATCACATCGTGACATGGCCGTCACAATGGCCGGGCAGATCCGCGCGGTGA
- a CDS encoding Maf family protein — translation MALVTLASGSAARRVMLLNAGVPIEVAVSDLDETQYKTAARTNHDSAEMLALSLATAKALRVSATRSTIVIGADQVLECDGIWYEKPRNLEEARAHLQTLRRRTHRLATAVACACEGKLVWHHVESPSLTMRDLSDAFIDDYIEAEGAPLLTTVGAYFFEGKGAQLFETVTGSHFTILGLPLLPLLGFLRQSGVLAS, via the coding sequence GTGGCGCTTGTCACCCTCGCAAGCGGATCTGCCGCGCGAAGGGTGATGCTGCTGAACGCTGGCGTTCCCATCGAGGTCGCTGTTTCCGACCTCGATGAAACCCAATACAAAACCGCTGCCCGGACGAACCATGACTCAGCCGAGATGCTGGCACTCTCGCTCGCGACGGCAAAGGCGCTCAGGGTTTCAGCGACGCGCAGCACGATCGTGATCGGCGCGGATCAGGTTCTGGAATGCGATGGCATCTGGTATGAAAAACCCCGCAATCTTGAAGAGGCCCGGGCTCACCTTCAAACCCTGCGCCGGCGCACCCACCGTCTCGCAACGGCAGTGGCGTGTGCATGCGAGGGAAAACTCGTGTGGCACCATGTCGAGTCACCCAGCCTGACCATGCGCGACCTCAGTGACGCGTTCATCGACGATTATATCGAAGCCGAAGGAGCGCCGCTGCTAACGACCGTCGGGGCGTATTTTTTCGAAGGAAAAGGCGCGCAGCTGTTCGAAACCGTCACGGGGAGCCATTTTACCATTCTAGGACTGCCGCTGTTGCCCTTGCTCGGGTTTCTTCGTCAGTCGGGTGTCCTGGCATCGTGA
- a CDS encoding M48 family metallopeptidase, producing MAGQIRAVRSACSIDETVIVAGVTASVCWRRSSRARRVALRVDPQAGTIVITLPVRGSRRAGLALLRTHEEWVAERLSNLPTPIVMAAGNSIPVCGEPHLIEYDPAHRGRATIRDRRIRVSGQPEFHARRVRDALHILATERFTHLASMKAEQISQRPRQVKVKDTRSRWGSCTANGVLMFSWRLIMAPEFVQDYVIAHEVAHLRYMNHALPFWKLTEELTIYREEATNWLTSNGASLLRTA from the coding sequence ATGGCCGGGCAGATCCGCGCGGTGAGATCCGCGTGCAGTATCGACGAGACCGTGATCGTGGCGGGAGTCACGGCCTCGGTCTGCTGGCGTCGCAGTTCGCGCGCGCGGCGGGTGGCGCTGAGGGTCGATCCGCAGGCGGGAACCATCGTGATCACTTTGCCCGTTCGTGGTTCGCGTCGCGCCGGGCTGGCTTTGCTTCGTACCCACGAGGAATGGGTGGCAGAGCGTTTGTCCAACCTGCCGACCCCCATCGTGATGGCGGCGGGCAACAGCATTCCGGTGTGCGGTGAACCGCATTTGATCGAGTACGATCCGGCTCATCGCGGCAGGGCGACGATCCGCGACCGTCGCATCCGGGTCTCGGGGCAGCCCGAGTTTCATGCACGGCGGGTGCGGGATGCCTTGCACATTCTGGCGACAGAACGGTTCACACACCTCGCATCGATGAAAGCCGAACAGATTTCCCAACGCCCGCGGCAGGTCAAGGTCAAGGACACGCGTTCGCGATGGGGAAGTTGCACCGCCAACGGCGTATTGATGTTCTCCTGGCGGCTGATCATGGCACCCGAGTTTGTTCAGGATTACGTGATCGCTCATGAGGTCGCTCACCTGCGATACATGAATCATGCGCTCCCCTTCTGGAAACTGACCGAGGAGCTGACAATATATCGCGAAGAGGCAACGAACTGGCTGACATCCAACGGGGCCAGCCTGTTGCGCACCGCCTGA
- a CDS encoding autotransporter assembly complex protein TamA yields the protein MNGRSQRRFATPGKHIGTFVGTALLIGMGIPVAHAADPQPYKVTFKPSGDKSLDKLIKATSSLETLRKKLKIGPFALIGRAGADQKKFVTVMESEGYDSGAAHVTIDGHALNDPALPRLLRRAPASPPASIVVTLDKGPLYRISSIETPGLTDPAALKALDIKVGAPAKAAPVIGAAAKLETQLRNDGYAFAKVSDPIAIADTVRHTLAIKYPVTMGAHVAVGSITFTGMQKMNGRFMARHIKLRPGQPYSETALNDARNSLLGLGVFSSVSTHTADAPNPPGQVPVTFLVKEQKLHAVTIGASYSTDLGIDADVSWMDRDLFGEAQNLTFSLGATGIGGTGSTQDATYGKHNYVIKPGYDAKAIYKVPDFLTRKQSITATIEALKEYLPAYSRTAELGGAEVTRILTKHLSVDYGAGFIFEKVDQEGVSRSYRLGQIPLTLRYDTANSLLNPTRGVKVSLHVTPTVALGAGSTAFTITELIGNTYINLEAPGRGVLALRGLVGRIFGASQFQIPPDQRFYAGGTGTVRGFTYQTVGPLFYDGIPEGGTAIDAVETEFRQRIGKHFGIAPFIDAGQVSATGTPFTGTLRVGVGLGFLYYTGIGPIRVDVGVPVNRPPGGASVAVYIGLGQAF from the coding sequence ATGAATGGTCGGTCGCAGCGCAGGTTTGCCACTCCGGGCAAGCATATCGGAACATTCGTGGGCACCGCGTTGCTCATCGGCATGGGCATCCCGGTCGCGCACGCGGCCGATCCGCAGCCCTACAAGGTGACGTTCAAGCCGAGCGGAGACAAATCGCTCGATAAATTGATCAAGGCGACCTCCAGCCTCGAAACCCTCCGCAAGAAGCTGAAAATCGGGCCGTTCGCGCTGATTGGCCGCGCCGGGGCCGACCAGAAGAAATTCGTCACGGTGATGGAGAGCGAAGGTTACGATTCCGGTGCGGCCCATGTCACGATCGACGGGCATGCGTTGAACGACCCCGCTTTGCCTCGTCTGTTGCGTCGGGCGCCTGCGTCGCCGCCGGCTAGCATCGTCGTCACGCTCGACAAGGGGCCGCTCTATCGTATCAGCAGCATTGAAACGCCGGGCCTGACCGACCCCGCCGCGCTCAAGGCGCTCGACATCAAGGTGGGTGCCCCGGCCAAGGCAGCCCCGGTCATCGGTGCCGCCGCCAAGCTTGAAACGCAGTTGCGCAACGACGGTTACGCCTTCGCCAAAGTGTCCGATCCGATCGCGATCGCCGATACCGTGCGCCATACCCTCGCCATCAAATACCCTGTCACCATGGGCGCTCATGTCGCGGTGGGCAGCATCACCTTCACCGGGATGCAGAAAATGAATGGCCGCTTCATGGCGCGCCACATCAAACTCCGGCCCGGTCAGCCCTACAGTGAAACCGCCCTGAACGATGCACGTAACAGCCTGCTCGGCCTCGGCGTGTTTTCCTCCGTCTCGACCCATACCGCGGATGCGCCCAATCCCCCCGGACAGGTTCCGGTCACGTTTCTGGTCAAGGAGCAGAAGCTGCACGCGGTTACCATCGGCGCGTCCTATTCGACCGATCTCGGGATCGATGCCGATGTTTCGTGGATGGATCGCGATCTGTTCGGCGAGGCACAGAACCTGACCTTCTCGTTGGGGGCGACAGGGATCGGCGGGACCGGATCGACCCAAGACGCCACCTACGGCAAGCATAATTATGTCATCAAACCGGGCTACGACGCCAAGGCGATCTACAAGGTGCCTGATTTCCTCACGCGCAAACAGTCGATCACCGCAACGATCGAGGCGTTGAAGGAATACCTCCCTGCCTACTCCCGCACGGCCGAACTCGGTGGCGCGGAGGTCACCCGTATCCTGACCAAACATCTGTCGGTCGATTACGGGGCCGGGTTCATCTTCGAAAAGGTCGATCAGGAAGGGGTGAGCCGGAGCTACCGCCTCGGTCAGATCCCGCTGACCCTGCGCTACGATACCGCGAACTCGTTGCTGAACCCGACCAGGGGCGTGAAAGTGTCGTTGCACGTCACACCCACCGTGGCTCTGGGTGCCGGATCGACCGCCTTCACCATCACCGAACTGATCGGCAACACCTACATCAACCTTGAGGCGCCCGGGCGCGGCGTGTTGGCGCTCCGGGGCCTGGTGGGGCGGATTTTCGGGGCCAGTCAGTTCCAGATCCCGCCCGATCAGCGTTTCTACGCGGGTGGCACCGGCACCGTGCGCGGCTTCACCTATCAGACCGTCGGGCCCTTATTCTACGATGGCATCCCCGAAGGCGGCACGGCCATCGATGCCGTCGAAACCGAATTCCGCCAGCGGATCGGCAAGCATTTCGGCATCGCACCGTTCATCGATGCGGGGCAGGTATCCGCCACCGGCACGCCTTTCACCGGCACCCTGCGCGTCGGCGTGGGGCTTGGCTTCCTCTATTACACCGGCATCGGCCCGATCCGCGTCGATGTCGGCGTCCCGGTAAACCGGCCCCCCGGTGGGGCTTCGGTAGCGGTGTATATCGGTCTGGGGCAGGCGTTCTGA
- a CDS encoding lipid-binding SYLF domain-containing protein, with product MAIIDPIPVAGRPRSNRARSWPWIGIVGLSLVAPLSACAGNTDTSNAAQELVDRSTLTVETMLGNGSSQANQATQFLRRAKAVVVCPRIFKAGFFIGGEGGQCVLVSRAATGSWSDPAFYTMGSGSFGLQIGVQDAEVIMMLMNDTALTAFLNSQFKIGADAGISVATIGAGVGGSTGTALGADIITFAKARGLYGGISLSGSVFSNDSALDQQYYGQIIDPRQIVVTMNANNAGANPLRAMLAKFGG from the coding sequence ATGGCGATAATCGACCCTATCCCGGTTGCAGGCCGGCCCCGATCGAACCGCGCACGGTCATGGCCATGGATCGGCATCGTCGGGTTGAGTCTGGTGGCACCGCTTTCCGCCTGTGCCGGCAATACCGATACGTCCAACGCGGCTCAGGAGTTGGTCGATCGGTCGACGCTCACCGTTGAAACGATGCTCGGCAATGGCTCGTCGCAAGCCAATCAGGCCACCCAGTTCCTGCGGCGCGCCAAGGCCGTCGTGGTTTGCCCCCGCATTTTCAAGGCCGGCTTCTTTATCGGGGGCGAGGGTGGCCAGTGCGTTCTCGTGTCGCGGGCGGCAACCGGCTCGTGGTCGGACCCCGCATTCTACACGATGGGCAGCGGAAGCTTCGGCCTGCAGATCGGTGTGCAGGACGCCGAAGTGATCATGATGCTCATGAACGACACGGCATTGACCGCCTTTCTGAACAGCCAGTTCAAGATTGGCGCCGATGCCGGGATTTCGGTCGCAACGATCGGCGCGGGCGTTGGCGGGTCCACCGGGACCGCGCTGGGTGCCGACATCATCACCTTCGCCAAGGCAAGGGGATTGTACGGCGGGATTTCACTTTCGGGATCGGTCTTTTCGAACGACTCGGCCCTCGATCAGCAATATTACGGTCAGATCATCGATCCGCGCCAGATCGTGGTCACGATGAATGCCAACAACGCCGGGGCCAATCCGCTTCGTGCCATGTTGGCGAAATTCGGCGGCTAA
- a CDS encoding replication-associated recombination protein A translates to MPRQSPSTDDLFGETLPPAGRGGAAPMAEALRPHALSAVVGQDHLVGPAGSLTRMLERGSLASLILWGPPGVGKTTIARLLADRAGLIFVQISAVFSGVADLKRVFEEATRRRRTGDRTLLFVDEIHRFNRAQQDGFLPVVEDGTITLVGATTENPSFELNGALLSRCQVLVLKRLDDAALELLLARAEAGAGTSLPLSPAARASLRAMADGDGRAILNMAEQVFAARATVPLDEAALTDLVARRAALYDRDREEHYNLISALHKSMRGSDPDAALYWLARMLVGGEDARYIARRLTRFAVEDIGLADPAALTQSIAAWEAYERLGSPEGDLAIAQLVLYLATAPKSNAGYRAFGAAKRAAQGTGSLPPPAHILNAPTKLMKDLGYGTGYAYDHDTQDAFSGQNYFPDGIERTQFYRPQGRGHEHEIKRRLDHWSKLREERA, encoded by the coding sequence ATGCCCCGCCAGTCTCCCTCCACCGACGATCTGTTCGGCGAAACGCTGCCTCCTGCGGGGCGGGGCGGTGCCGCACCCATGGCGGAGGCGCTGCGGCCACACGCGTTGAGCGCGGTTGTCGGGCAGGACCATCTGGTCGGCCCGGCGGGTAGCCTGACGCGGATGCTCGAGCGCGGATCGCTCGCCTCGCTCATTCTGTGGGGACCGCCCGGGGTCGGCAAAACCACCATCGCGCGGTTGCTGGCGGATCGCGCTGGTCTGATCTTCGTGCAGATCTCGGCGGTGTTTTCCGGCGTCGCCGATCTCAAACGCGTGTTCGAGGAGGCGACGCGCCGGCGCCGCACCGGAGATCGCACGCTGTTGTTCGTCGATGAAATCCATCGATTCAACCGGGCACAGCAGGACGGGTTTCTGCCCGTGGTCGAGGATGGCACGATCACGCTGGTCGGCGCGACCACCGAGAACCCCTCGTTCGAACTCAATGGGGCCTTGCTCTCGCGCTGCCAGGTCCTGGTGCTGAAGCGCCTCGATGATGCGGCACTCGAACTCCTTCTGGCGCGAGCCGAGGCTGGGGCCGGCACCAGCCTGCCGCTCAGCCCGGCCGCCCGCGCCAGTCTGCGCGCGATGGCCGATGGCGATGGGCGGGCAATCCTGAACATGGCGGAACAGGTCTTCGCCGCCCGGGCCACGGTCCCGCTCGATGAAGCGGCGCTGACCGATCTCGTGGCCCGTCGCGCGGCCTTGTACGATCGTGATCGCGAGGAACATTACAACCTGATCTCGGCGCTGCATAAATCGATGCGCGGCTCCGACCCCGATGCCGCCCTTTATTGGCTGGCACGGATGCTGGTCGGCGGTGAGGATGCCCGCTACATCGCCCGCCGGCTGACCCGCTTCGCCGTCGAGGATATCGGCCTCGCCGATCCCGCGGCGCTCACCCAGTCGATCGCGGCGTGGGAAGCCTATGAGCGGCTCGGCAGCCCGGAGGGCGATCTCGCAATCGCGCAACTCGTGCTGTATCTCGCCACCGCGCCCAAATCCAACGCCGGCTACCGGGCGTTCGGCGCGGCGAAACGCGCGGCGCAGGGCACCGGCAGCCTGCCGCCCCCCGCGCATATCCTGAACGCGCCGACCAAATTGATGAAAGATCTCGGCTACGGGACCGGCTATGCCTACGATCACGATACCCAGGATGCTTTCTCGGGCCAGAACTACTTCCCCGATGGTATCGAGCGCACGCAATTCTATCGTCCGCAGGGCCGTGGTCACGAGCACGAAATCAAGCGCCGGCTGGACCATTGGAGCAAGTTGCGCGAAGAGCGGGCATGA